A single region of the Streptomyces sp. NBC_00425 genome encodes:
- a CDS encoding PP2C family protein-serine/threonine phosphatase yields the protein MNRLVAAGRALRAAAPHRLPDALREVLRAHYAAQAVELRLADYGLTVLLPVPFGGAPGTSVPAPAAVHGSAPGRAFGAQEPHVEELGDGIVLAHLPVTVRGDRLGVLSVTLPGTQARERLTELTELAQLLGHEILVAERDTDAYRCARRTDRLTLAAEIQWQLLPARSCARDEYALGAQLQPAYAVFGDNFDWAADDDRLTVCVTDGMGEGIEASLLTSLGINALRNARRAGVPIADQAALADQAIHAHYGGEAHLSVLLVDIELSTGRLRVVDAGSPHLLLVRDRALTRVDLDAQLPLGMFEETDYVAQELTLLPGDRLLFVSDGVHAVVAPGGEAYGEHALARAVASAALLPAADVPGAVLRALTDHRGRPEPDDDALVVCLDWFGQPSPSPSGHPGSQPSPGEVHGPVPPSPSGPQRHDADEE from the coding sequence GTGAACAGACTCGTCGCCGCGGGACGCGCGCTGCGCGCCGCGGCACCGCACCGGCTGCCCGACGCGCTGCGCGAGGTGCTGCGCGCCCACTACGCGGCACAAGCGGTCGAACTCCGGCTCGCCGACTACGGACTGACGGTGCTGCTGCCCGTGCCGTTCGGCGGCGCGCCGGGCACGAGCGTCCCGGCGCCGGCCGCCGTGCACGGCAGCGCGCCCGGCCGGGCCTTCGGCGCCCAGGAACCGCATGTCGAGGAGCTCGGCGACGGGATCGTCCTCGCGCACCTGCCGGTGACCGTGCGCGGCGACCGCCTGGGCGTCCTGTCGGTCACGCTGCCCGGGACGCAGGCCCGGGAGCGGCTCACCGAGCTCACCGAGCTGGCGCAGCTGCTGGGCCACGAGATCCTCGTCGCCGAGCGCGACACCGACGCGTACCGGTGTGCGCGCCGCACGGACCGGCTGACACTGGCGGCCGAGATCCAGTGGCAGCTGCTCCCGGCCCGGTCCTGTGCCCGGGACGAGTACGCGCTGGGCGCCCAACTGCAGCCCGCCTACGCCGTGTTCGGCGACAACTTCGACTGGGCGGCCGACGACGACCGTCTGACGGTGTGCGTCACCGACGGGATGGGCGAGGGCATCGAGGCGTCGCTGCTGACCAGTCTGGGCATCAACGCGCTGCGCAACGCGCGCCGGGCCGGCGTCCCGATCGCGGACCAGGCGGCCCTGGCGGACCAGGCCATCCACGCCCACTACGGGGGCGAGGCCCACCTGTCGGTGCTCCTGGTGGACATCGAGCTGTCCACCGGGCGCCTGCGGGTCGTCGACGCGGGCTCGCCGCACCTGCTGCTGGTGCGCGACCGCGCGCTCACCCGGGTGGACCTGGACGCGCAGCTCCCGCTGGGCATGTTCGAGGAGACCGACTACGTGGCCCAGGAGCTCACCCTGCTGCCCGGCGACCGGCTGCTGTTCGTCAGCGACGGGGTGCACGCGGTCGTGGCGCCGGGCGGCGAGGCGTACGGCGAGCACGCCCTCGCCCGGGCGGTGGCGTCGGCGGCCCTGCTGCCGGCGGCGGACGTGCCTGGCGCGGTGCTGCGCGCGCTGACCGACCACCGGGGCAGACCCGAGCCGGACGACGACGCGCTGGTCGTGTGTCTCGACTGGTTCGGACAGCCGTCCCCGTCGCCGTCCGGCCACCCCGGCTCACAGCCGTCGCCCGGCGAGGTGCACGGCCCGGTCCCGCCGTCACCGTCGGGACCGCAGCGGCACGACGCGGACGAGGAGTGA
- a CDS encoding MarR family winged helix-turn-helix transcriptional regulator: MSSSSRPQPDQVARVTSQASELLEVLWGRASTAPVSASQLRVLFILEHHEGINLRTLADSLGSTPPSTSRLCDRLQAVGFVERRTAAGSRRELELFLSRRGRAFLADLRSRREAALEDVLEQMPAVQRSALLRGLEAFCAAAASQIHDSDAADARTA; the protein is encoded by the coding sequence ATGTCCTCCTCCTCGCGTCCGCAGCCCGACCAGGTGGCGCGTGTGACCTCACAGGCGTCCGAGCTGCTGGAAGTCCTGTGGGGTCGCGCCTCCACGGCGCCGGTCTCCGCGTCCCAGCTGCGCGTGCTGTTCATCCTGGAGCACCACGAGGGCATCAACCTGCGCACGCTCGCCGACTCCCTCGGGTCCACACCGCCGTCCACCAGCCGTCTCTGCGACCGGCTCCAGGCCGTCGGCTTCGTCGAACGCCGGACCGCCGCCGGCAGCCGCCGGGAGCTGGAACTGTTCCTGAGCCGTCGCGGGCGCGCGTTCCTGGCCGACCTCAGGTCCCGCCGGGAGGCGGCGCTGGAGGACGTGCTGGAGCAGATGCCGGCGGTGCAGCGCAGCGCCCTGCTGAGGGGGCTGGAGGCGTTCTGCGCGGCCGCGGCCTCGCAGATCCACGACTCCGACGCCGCTGACGCCCGTACCGCCTGA
- a CDS encoding STAS domain-containing protein, translating into MSIAQNPLSVEVTLPREDVALVTVEGHLDLDTATEFQAHLANQLHHGRRHFLIDLSGVPFMDSSGMNIILRVYQEARNLPGSVHVINPRPAVRRVLELTGVSITVPISEKADEALELIDRQQGPQTSAG; encoded by the coding sequence GTGTCCATCGCCCAGAACCCCCTGTCCGTCGAGGTCACGCTGCCTCGTGAGGACGTCGCTCTGGTCACGGTCGAGGGCCACCTGGATCTCGACACCGCGACCGAGTTCCAGGCCCATCTGGCCAACCAGCTCCATCACGGACGACGGCACTTCCTGATCGACCTCTCCGGGGTCCCGTTCATGGACTCGTCCGGGATGAACATCATCCTGCGGGTCTACCAGGAGGCCCGGAACCTGCCGGGCAGCGTCCACGTGATCAATCCGAGGCCGGCCGTGCGCCGGGTGCTGGAGCTGACCGGGGTCAGCATCACGGTGCCGATATCGGAGAAGGCGGACGAGGCCCTGGAGCTCATCGACCGGCAGCAGGGGCCGCAGACCTCGGCCGGCTGA
- a CDS encoding SpoIIE family protein phosphatase, whose translation MSGEDAGPPEADARAEGATPSPVGRLAATVDRLRREVRAAQAEADGRALVELAKGILVERLGCGPAEAAQQLSDLAEQAGTTALEFAVDVINQAAKDRVSEVTEAFLATVAGTEDPAERSAAVRLRAAESGALAAAHDTQAVADSLLQHALGPLGAVAVAIWAVSSDGSLTLAGSAGFSPGEAERWRYVPPDVATVARHALAEGSTQWIGSLGGTGLPTVGRQLHPGGGRVAVPAATAGRVHGILEIAWPAPLPPQPPQVMRQVEALAELCAHTLQSYVHVGGPGRQPVVLPDASELMDLTDGLHDPALVLVPHVDAGGKLLDFRIQHVNDRFLDPAGRPRAVINGALLLEAYPMAAGGGDLFQRIERVHATGEPFRARRMSLTALVGEVPLAAVADLSISRHGACVLLIWRIEDEAARLASLLQNAQRLGRIGGFEEDLLTGETTWNGQLFALYGRPLSSPPVRLEDLSAHTHPDDAVIVGRLLRTLLHRRRPASAAFRLQRPDGVTRHMRIVAEPVLDTDGRLVAVRGAYQDISSQHWTEVALAATRDQLAQTEQHASERSRLALQLQHAIMPPTRAPLEAPGLQVAVRYRPAEEEHLVGGDWYDAVVLPSGLVMLCVGDVAGHGIEAATSMVVLRNALRGLAVTGAGPGQLLSWLNIVAHHLTGSITATAVCGLYDPARHTLRWARAGHLPPVLVREAQAAPLPLLRGMLLGAVPETVYEEEEVQLAADDTLLMYTDGLIERRDRSVEESLTQLLVQARTVPPTLDQQLDRLLTYSRSDTDDDTCIVGIRLR comes from the coding sequence GTGTCCGGGGAGGACGCGGGCCCGCCGGAGGCGGACGCGCGGGCGGAGGGCGCCACGCCCTCGCCGGTGGGCCGGCTCGCCGCCACCGTGGACCGGCTGCGGCGGGAGGTGCGGGCGGCGCAGGCCGAGGCGGACGGACGGGCGCTGGTCGAACTCGCCAAGGGCATCCTGGTGGAGCGCCTCGGCTGTGGACCGGCCGAGGCGGCGCAGCAGCTGTCCGATCTCGCCGAACAGGCCGGGACGACTGCCCTGGAGTTCGCGGTGGACGTCATCAACCAGGCGGCCAAGGACCGGGTGTCCGAGGTCACCGAGGCCTTCCTGGCCACCGTCGCGGGAACGGAGGATCCGGCGGAGCGGTCGGCCGCCGTGCGGCTGCGGGCCGCGGAGAGCGGAGCACTGGCGGCGGCCCACGACACCCAGGCGGTCGCCGACTCCCTGCTCCAGCACGCGCTGGGGCCGCTGGGCGCGGTGGCGGTGGCGATCTGGGCGGTGAGCTCCGACGGTTCGCTGACGCTGGCGGGCAGCGCGGGGTTCTCCCCCGGCGAGGCCGAGCGCTGGCGGTATGTGCCGCCGGACGTGGCGACCGTGGCCCGGCACGCCCTCGCCGAGGGGTCGACCCAGTGGATCGGGTCGCTCGGCGGGACGGGACTGCCCACCGTGGGGCGTCAGCTGCACCCGGGCGGAGGGCGGGTCGCGGTGCCCGCCGCGACCGCGGGACGCGTGCACGGGATTCTGGAGATCGCCTGGCCGGCCCCGCTCCCCCCGCAGCCGCCCCAGGTGATGCGCCAGGTGGAGGCGCTGGCGGAGCTGTGCGCACACACGCTCCAGTCGTACGTGCACGTGGGCGGGCCCGGCCGGCAGCCGGTCGTGCTGCCGGACGCGTCGGAGCTGATGGACCTGACGGACGGCCTGCACGACCCCGCCCTGGTCCTGGTGCCGCACGTCGACGCCGGGGGCAAGCTCCTCGACTTCCGCATCCAGCACGTCAACGACCGCTTCCTCGACCCGGCGGGCCGGCCCCGGGCCGTGATCAACGGCGCGCTGCTGCTTGAGGCCTATCCGATGGCCGCCGGTGGCGGTGACCTCTTCCAGCGCATCGAGCGCGTGCACGCCACGGGCGAGCCGTTCCGGGCCCGCCGGATGAGTCTGACGGCACTGGTCGGCGAGGTGCCGCTGGCGGCCGTGGCGGACCTCAGCATCAGCCGGCACGGCGCGTGCGTGCTGCTGATCTGGCGGATCGAGGACGAGGCGGCGCGGTTGGCGAGCCTGCTGCAGAACGCCCAGCGCCTCGGCCGCATCGGCGGTTTCGAGGAGGACCTGCTCACCGGCGAGACCACCTGGAACGGGCAGCTGTTCGCCCTGTACGGGCGGCCGCTGTCGAGTCCTCCGGTACGGCTGGAGGACCTGTCGGCGCACACGCACCCCGACGACGCGGTGATCGTGGGCCGTCTGCTGCGCACGCTGCTGCACCGCCGCCGTCCGGCCTCCGCCGCGTTCCGGCTGCAACGGCCGGACGGGGTGACCCGGCACATGCGGATCGTCGCCGAGCCGGTGCTGGACACCGACGGTCGGCTGGTCGCCGTCCGCGGGGCCTACCAGGACATCTCGTCGCAGCACTGGACGGAGGTGGCGCTGGCAGCCACCCGCGACCAGTTGGCGCAGACCGAGCAGCACGCGAGCGAGCGCAGTCGGCTGGCGCTGCAGTTGCAGCACGCCATCATGCCGCCCACCCGGGCCCCGCTGGAGGCTCCCGGCCTCCAGGTGGCCGTCCGCTACCGGCCGGCCGAGGAGGAGCACCTGGTGGGGGGCGACTGGTACGACGCCGTCGTGCTGCCCTCCGGCCTGGTGATGCTGTGCGTGGGCGACGTGGCCGGGCACGGCATCGAGGCGGCCACCAGCATGGTGGTGCTGCGCAACGCGCTGCGCGGGCTGGCGGTGACCGGGGCGGGGCCGGGGCAGCTGCTGTCGTGGCTCAACATCGTCGCGCACCATCTGACGGGCTCGATCACGGCCACGGCGGTGTGCGGTCTGTACGACCCCGCCCGGCACACCCTGCGCTGGGCCAGGGCGGGTCATCTGCCGCCGGTGCTGGTGCGGGAGGCCCAGGCGGCTCCGCTGCCCCTGCTGAGGGGGATGCTGCTGGGTGCCGTGCCGGAGACGGTGTACGAGGAGGAGGAGGTCCAGCTGGCCGCGGACGACACCCTGCTGATGTACACGGACGGGCTCATCGAGCGGCGCGACCGGTCCGTGGAGGAGTCGCTGACGCAGTTGCTGGTCCAGGCCCGCACCGTGCCGCCGACGCTGGACCAGCAGCTGGACCGGCTGCTCACCTACAGCAGGTCCGACACCGACGACGACACCTGCATCGTGGGCATCCGTCTGCGGTAG